A window from Eretmochelys imbricata isolate rEreImb1 chromosome 23, rEreImb1.hap1, whole genome shotgun sequence encodes these proteins:
- the LOC144279266 gene encoding inositol-tetrakisphosphate 1-kinase-like, with protein sequence MPSWRKGKRIGYCLNDKKKRKLNFQGFEDLCRQRGYEVIEIDLAKPLCEQGPFDVIIHKLSDLILESSYDSQSHQLIRDFQTYVETYSSIILLDPFPAVRLLLDRFESYRLLQDFQKQDSCIFSPPYVELNSGTGREAVARIREQGLTFPLICKTRVAHGPSSHEMALIFNEEGLGEVSAPCLLQSFVNHDAVLFKVFVVGSSHFVVRRPSLKNFPRGESARRSIFFNSHSVSKPESCSRLTELDEATLEPTPPSDNVICRAMRGLRSTLGLSLFGVDLIVEKQTGRCAVIDVNAFPGYEGVPEFFSALLNHIETLLESHEQAARARVLVAEYSLHQQASHVDKAQESTHDTDLRAPWLANSLETPKSAPAESSFFTFAVLPAVLSRH encoded by the exons GCAACGAGGCTATGAAGTCATTGAG ATTGACTTGGCCAAACCCCTCTGTGAGCAGGGCCCCTTTGACGTCATCATCCACAAACTCTCTGACCTGATCCTCGAGTCCAGCTATGACAGCCAGTCTCACCAGCTCATCCGCGACTTCCAG ACCTATGTGGAAACCTATTCCAGCATCATCCTCCTTGACCCATTTCCAGCCGTACGGCTGCTCCTGGACCGATTTGAATCCTATCGCCTCCTCCAGGACTTTCAGAAGCAAG acagctgcatcttctccccGCCCTACGTGGAGCTGAACAGTGGGACCGGGCGTGAGGCGGTGGCACGGATCCGGGAGCAGGGCCTCACCTTCCCCTTAA TTTGCAAAACCCGGGTGGCTCACGGACCCAGCTCCCACGAG ATGGCGCTGATCTTCAacgaggaggggctgggggaggtgagcGCCCCCTGCTTGCTCCAGAGCTTCGTCAACCACGACGCTGTCCTCTTCAAGGTCTTTGTGGTGGGCTCCTCCCACTTCGTGGTGCGCCGGCCGTCCCTGAAGAACTTCCCGCGAGGGGAATCAG CCAGGAGAAGCATCTTCTTCAACAGCCACAGTGTCTCCAAGCCGGAGTCCTGCTCCCGCCTGACTGAG CTGGATGAAGCGACCCTGGAGCCCACCCCGCCCTCTGACAACGTCATCTGCCGAGCCATGCGGGGCCTGCGCTCCACCCTGGGGCTCTCTCTGTTTGGGGTGGATCTGATTGTGGAGAAGCAGACGGGGCGGTGCGCCGTCATAGACGTCAACGCCTTCCCAG GTTATGAAGGCGTCCCGGAGTTCTTCTCAGCCCTCCTGAATCACATTGAGACACTGTTGGAGAGCCACGAGCAGGCGGCCCGGGCCAGGGTGCTTGTGGCTGAGTATTCCCTGCACCAGCAGGCGTCACATGTGGACAAGGCCCAGGAGAGCACCCACGACACCGACCTGAGGGCCCCTTGGCTGGCCAATTCCCTCGAGACCCCCAAGTCGGCACCGGCTGAGAGCAGCTTCTTCACCTTCGCTGTTCTGCCTGCCGTGCTCTCCCGGCACTGA